TTTGCCCCCCAGCTTGGGTGCACACATGGCAGCCCAGGCTCTTGTAGTGAtgactgtgccaggggctggactgggggCGTCATGCCACGTTGCCTCGAGGCTAGACCTCTAATTTAGTGTTTCCAGCCTCACAGGCTTGGGGAGAAGCAGTGGCTCCAGGGATACTGGgggacaaacaaacaaagcaaggcaaagcaaggggGATCCAGACAGATGGGGTGCAGTGAGGACCTGGAGCTCTTCTGCCTGACCCCTGGTCCCTaggggcaggacccagcacagagtctgagtgctgccctgctgctggtctaTGGTGGGTTGCTGAGTTCCTTAATGGCTTGGAGGATTCTCTTCATGTGGCCCACTTTGGTGATCCCCAggtcctgcaggaaggagagaggggggcTGTCATACTAGTTGGGGGGCTAGCTCCCAGTGGCAGGGCAGCTACAAGGCAGAGGATGAGACAGCAAGGCCCAGCCTTCCATGCTCTCCCTGTCAGAGCATGGTCCTTGCTAGGAGGCCCCTGGTTCTCATGCAAGCATGTTCCTGTGCCTGGATGCAGGAGAGGGCATGGTGCTGTTGATCCTGCTTTTGGGCAGGTGTATGGAGCCTTGCAAGCTGGGAGCCCAGAGCCAACcccctcccttccagcccctgtctGCAAGCAGTGCAAGCTCAGCCCCCTGGGGCCAGGTGCAGGGTCTGCACCTCTTCCCCCTCCAcaaggggtggggagagaggagggatgAAGGACACTGTGcaccccagggctggtggggctcTCAGGGTGCACAAGGTGGGGGTTGTACCTTCAggtctctcctctccagcaggatCAACTCAGAGCCCTGGATGTCATGCCGGACAAAAATCTCTTTGTATTCCCCCAAACCAAGCGCTTCCAGCCAAGCTGCCACCTCCTCGGAGCCCCACTTGTCCGCTAGCAGGGAGGAAAATCACAGAGGTGGGTGGGCAGGGTccccagggatgcagcaggacaggcagccAAGGGCagtggaggcagcaggctgcagccagcatcccccccacaccaccagctctggcagggccaGAGGATGCAGaaagctcaggctggagagatctggttttttttctcccctctccttggCTTGCTTATGGAGCATCTGAGCTTCTCCCCCTCGCCAAgacacccagccctggggcagggacttacccacagggctgagctgtaCCATagcccccttctccccctggcAGTGGTGGTAGTGGAGTTACAGGGCTGAGGGACTCCCTGTGTCCGTTAGCAGAAAAATTAAGCTCTAAGGGGCTGTTGGTGACAAAGTGACATCTCCAGGCAGCCAAGACATGCCCCCTTCACCCCTGAGAGGGTCCTGCTACAGTGTGCCCATTACAGGAGGCCAATGGAAAGGTCAGCACGTGGGGAACCCCACCAGTGTGCTCTatgccttcctccctctctccctggcaCACTGCTCACTTTACCTGGGAGTGTGCTGTTGCTCTTCTGCTTTTGGACCTTGTCTTTGTCCTTCTTGGGCTTGGGGATGTTGAGGCGAAGTTTGAAACTGCccttggcactgccagcactttCCTGTgagaagccaggctgagaaGGGTTCTACAGCCCCACCTGGGGCCACCCAGTGGACTATgctcagggacctgggggagcacCCACCTCCTCAGCCAGGTGGGCAATGGGCCCCAGCCAGTGGAtgtccagcagcctctgcagctcctggcccagcACACTCAGAGGGCCATGCagtgcctcctcctcctgaggCGAGTCCAGCTGTGCAGGACAGGGACCATCCCCAGCCATGCTGCCACCCCTAGAGGTGCCAGCTGAGGACATAGGTCCCTCCATTGCAGGGCTCAGGGTGCTCTCTGGCCCCCCACTTACCGCCTTCCCTTCTAGGAATGCCCTGGTCTCAGTATACAGCTCCTTGATGCTCAGCACTACCTCCACAGCTGCATTCCTGCTGAGAAACTGGAGGCACAGAGTGGTAACTCCTTGAGAAGCAGGGCCCTGGGGTGGCTGGATGAAGTTTGCCTTGTGCCCCAGCCCTAGCTCACCTCTGATgtgccagcagctttgttgGAGAGGGCTtcactcagtgccagggagctggtgttgaCAGCATGTGCCAGTTCCTGCTCCACAGCTTTGTGAGCCTTGGCTGCTTCATGGATCCTGTGGCAAGAGGGGCTGAAGCTACTGGGGCTCCCCTAGGCTATCCCTATAGCTCTGGGCAGCTACAGCAAagcttcccctgccctccccatgcctcttctgcagcctgaccTGGCAATGAGGGTCTCAGCAACCCGtgagacctgctgcagcaggttgctctccTCCTCTGTCAGGTACTCCATGGACTGCTGCGAGCTGAGCCGTGGCCGGGCAGCTGCTCGGTAGCTCTCCCCCTTCTGTTTGTCCTCccaggacttgagggtgctttCAAATGCCTGTGGGGGACAAAGATggtccccctcagcctgtcacacCTCCCAGTGCCCTAGCACAGCCCCGCTGCGGAGGCTGCACCAGCCTGAGCTCACCCGGTCCCTCGTCAGCATCTGGGCTCGGTTCTTGTGCTGGATCTTGATGACGCCAGGCGGCTGGATCCAGGCTTCTCCATCCACCTGCACAGGGACGCCCTCGTCCCCCCGGATGGTGATCTTCACCACACGGCACTGGGGGGAGGACAGCCTGGGTTGGGCACGATGGCTGATGCTGTGcccctggcttctgctgccacGCTAGGGCTGAAAAGCCTCCAGTGCCAGCTAGGAGTTCAGTTGAGCTACActgcctcaggctctgctgctgcccccaaaGCTTTCTGGCAGCAGTCAGGGTCCCAGAAGGTCTCTTGCCCGTACCTGTGCGATGCGATGGTGCTGGAGGTTGATGACTCGTGACACAGCCATCTGGATGCTGCCAAAGAcagccaccacctccagcttctTGTCATCGAAGGATGGAGCACCAAAGTTCTGTACAGGATCAGTACAAGTGAGATGTCCAAATGGGACTAGTTTCTGGGGCTCAGCTTTTTAATTTGTCTGTGCCCAAAGcagggatgctccaggcccctgggGGGCCCACATTCCctgggcctacaggaaggactTTGTGCCCCCCTCCTCAGACTCTGCCACTCACATTATCCTCTTTGGTGCCTCCCCAGAAGTTGATGCCCCCAGCATAGCTGGGGATGTTGAGGACAGCAAtgccctgcaggctgggcagcgagATGGGCACCCCGTCACACTGCAAGAGAGGGCTGAGCCTGAGGGGCTGCTACatggctgccccccaccccaagtCCCTGTTGCCCCTGGCCCTGTACCTCCAGCTGCACTCGCTGCTCCAGGTTTTTGTACGTGCGCTGCAGGAGCTCCTTGGTGCCCAGCACCCCGTACCACATCATGTTCTTGGTGCGGCtgctgcaaggggaagcaggacaggtgagaggggctgcaggctgcccactgcaggctctgtcccctgcctggggcaCTGAGCTGAACCAGCCAGCCACAACCACCAGCCCTGCACCTGTCTCCCGGGACAGGGGGCTACCCACTGCCTCCTGGGAcatgcaggctgcagcatgTGGCATGCAGACACCCACCCTTCTGTGCTGGCACGGCTTCCCTGGCCAGGTGTGGAACAGGCGAATCCTACCACGTTCTCCCATACCTGTTCACACACCttaggggcagcagcagctcacctccTTCCCAGGGGTGTTTGCAATCTGCCACCCACCCAGCACCTTGGCACTAGGCACAAGTGGAAAACCTACTGCAGTAAAAGGTTCCCACCCTGGCATGTCAGCCCCAAGCTGATCCCATGGCTCTTAGCATCCCAACAGACCCTCCCACTGTGGGCATCAGCGATCCCAGGGTATATGTGGTTTCCCCAGGGGAAGGTGGTGGGGGGATGGTTTCAGCCAACCTGCATTTCTTGGGGTGCTCATCCCTTTTGTTGTTGAACTCCAAGGAGATCTTTGCATCCAGGCCGATGCCAAAGTAGTTATTCATGACACATTTCTCTGAGAAgtggctgaaagcagcagacAGAGTGGATGGGGTGGGAGGCAGCTGCACGTGGGCAAGGGCTTGGCTGGCACCAGCAGATGGGATATAaaacctgccagagctgcagtgtgAGCTCACAGAGGGGTtagctctggacagcctggctAAAACCAACAGGGATGGCTGAAGCCCCCCTCAATCCCATGCAGGACCTGCCTGcacctgggggggggaggaggggcgcTCTAAGCTCCCAGCATGAGGTGCCACACTGCTGGGTAAAGGATGCCCCAGCAGCCATtgccaagaggcagcagcatggtcccagccctgctcctgctcctgctccaagaTGGACAGCAAAGGTGGGACAGGgttcctgggctgggcaggagctcagactcacagagcactgggatcTTCAGGGAACTGCAAGCTGCCAAAGGTGTCGGGCCGGTCCAGGATGATGGGGGGGGACGCAGAGGTCGCCGTCTCCTGCCGGGAGCCTggccagggagggagaggaggcagctgctgaacTGGCTCTTGCCCTGAGTCCATACCATGACTCCCCCTGTGGCCAGCCATGTGTCACACTGGCTTCTtactgagcttctcctcctccttgttgAGCTCCTCCGTGCTGTCCTTCCTGCTGGGCCCCATACTGCCTCGGTATGCTTGGGTTTGCTTGTTCTGCTCATCCACAGCTGGGTGCAAAGAGGAACGTGATAGTCTTTGGCAGCTCCAtggccctgtgccccctccctgggtcAGCACTGCGGtcttgtgccaggcagggccaaGGGTGGCACCTCTGCCCCACACTGGCAACCTCACCGCTGCCACCCCAAGGATTCAGGGAGGGAAACCAAGGCATGGGTCCAGTGCTAGCCTGTGCCAGGCTACTGCAGTACCAtgtgagctgccagcccctgccactctCTCACCTTTCTCTGCCTGCTCGATGATTTGCCGCAGGGCTTTCTTCAGGCTGTTTGCCCGCAGCATGAGCTGCTCCTTGGATTTGAAGATACGAGGCACTGGGCTGGGGTTGAAGCTGCCACTTTTCTCTGGGTCCTTGGTGTCATCAGGGGTAGCCTGTGCCATTCCCTCAGGGCCCATGAtggcctgagcctcctcattcAGCTCCCGCACCAGCGagtccagcttctcattcagCATGGCACACTGTGGGATGCCCACTGCACTCAGCACCCTGGCATAAGCTGCTGAcccctcaccagtgctgggtgGTTCCCTGGGCACTCTATTTGCCTGGGCACTCCACGATTGACTAGAGACCCTGAGTGCCTGGGTACCCCATGTTTGCTGGAGCATCCTGCATGCCTGAGTACCATGCATGCAGCACACCCCAGTGCAAGAACACAGACCACCAGAGCagaccctgccagcccctccacTGAACAGGGGCTGTGCCACCCAGCAcaccccagctctccaggtcccctccaacccactTTCCGTGCCatcagctcagcctcctgcttgtTTTCCGTTGCCCTCTTGTAAGCCCGGCCAACTTCAGCCACAAAGTCATTGACGGTGCCGCAGAGGAACCTGccgagggaagcagcagctgtgtgaagAGGGGCATGGCAcagacagctgggcagagaagacagcccagggggctgccaggaaAACGTGCCCCTGCACCAGAGGGACGGTGCTGGGGTTATCTGTCAGGCACCAGCATAGCTGGCAGCCACTGGTGGCCAGACAGAggacagcctggcctggcagacatgtccccagcccagaggggagctCTGGGACCCCTGTCACCAGCCTCCTCCTTACTTTGCAGAGGAGATCACCACTGAGTGCTTGTCTGACTCCAGGATCTTGGCCAAGTGGAAGGCAACAGAGTCAGCATAGTGTGAGATCTGGGCCTGGAGGAAGACACAGGAAgacagctgcagccatggcaccCTGCTGGGCTTTGCCTGGCCAGTCCTGGAATGAGGAtgagctgctctcctcagcctgctcccaTAGCCCCAAGGGCAGCTGGGCCCATGTCACTGGGTAGAGGGGTtgctcagccacagcagggaaCTGAGGCAAGAAGTTCAGCAGGAGCACACTAGGATTCAAACATAATCTGCTGGTAGCTCCTCCACCTCaccatgctgcctgctcccaggtgCAGGTGCCCAGCTGAGACCTGCCAGACTCACTTCACTAcatgcagctggctgccagccttgATGCAGCCACAATCCCCAGGGCCCCAGCACAACCTTTCCCTGTGCAATCCCATTCTGCATGGCTCTGAACCAGCTGATGAGATGAATGGGAATCTGACCCCCACCTTCCCTCTCaatgcccagcagtgcccacctggatgttggagtccccattctcctcctccttcagggctggaggggactgTTTGGGGACCTCATAGGTCAGCACACTCCACCTGCCAAGCAGACACCATGGCTGCCTGCCACCTCCTGGCACTcaggcacagggacacaggggcAAGGGATGAGGACAGGCTGCCTGAGAGGTGAGAGATGATTGGAGAGGAGATGAGAGGCATGCGCCCCACACCATGCTTACCGGTCCAGCATCTTGGTGGTGGCCCTTTCCAGCTTCTCCAgaatctgcagcagctgagtgtCATCATCAcacaggctgccccagcccagcacccgtGCCAGGTCATTGCcagtccccaggggcaggacacccagctggcactgtgggagagggatggggtggggggctcagagcagctcctgaggccAACCACGACACCCCCAGCGCTGCTGTTCCTGCCACGTGCAGCATCCCAGGGCACACAGTGGAGCTCCCAGCTCCACTGGGGAcagtgccagcctctgccagggatGGCAGGCGCTGCTGCTCACTTGCTTgtggaggccaagggcatcaaTCTCggacagcacccagcccacGCTGCCATCCCCACCGCACACCAGGATCCGGAAGGTGGAGAACTTCTGGAAAAGGCGCAGCCTGGGTGGGGGAACaggagagaggggctgggggttgtGCCAGGCACCTGCCAGGACTCTGCTGAAGCCACCCTGCGGCACCCAGGCCAGTGCTCACCCTAGGTGTGGGCCCCCATTCATGAGGTCAAAGACTTGGGCCGGGTTGAGGAACTGCTTGAACTTGCGCAGAAACTTGACGCCCTGGTTGTCCCCGCTCTTGGAGTTGACGAAGgccaggagagggctggagcaggttgagGGGCAGGTGGCCTTCCAGAAACCTGCAGCAAGCCCCAGCAAGTGAGGTACCCAGCCCTGGCTTCCACCCCATCACACTGGTGGAGATATCTTAGGAGAGCAGAGGCTTTACGGGCACTTTGTGCAGACCCACAGGGTGCTaaagccaggcagcagggacagtaatcagggtgcccaggggaTGGTGAGGGGTGGGAGGAAGAGTAAGACATGACAGGGAGAATGTGAAAGGGAATGAGTTGGGATGGGGATAGGATGGGGAAGGCTAGCACTAGGGTTGATCCAGGTTAGGTTTCAGCTCCATCACTGGGTGCCCAGGAGGGTCAGCTTATAACTGAGCCAAAAGCAAGTGCAGCTGGGACTGATGCTGGAAAACCACACAGGACCAGGGCACGCTCCCACCTGGGGGTGCTTCTGGGAGTGGCACTCAAAGTTGGCATGACCAGTCCCAGCTgtcacccccagctctgctgcctgtttcTGCCAGGGGTGGGTGCAAATGACGCAGAAGCCTCGGGAGGCTCAGCAGTCAGCACCACGCCTTTAAAGAAACGAGACAGGAATGAAATATGCCCAAAGCAGGAGAGGATCGATCACTGGCCTGCAGCCTGCATCTGCCTCAGGCACATCCTGGCCATCCTGGTCCCCCGGCCATGGGCCAGTGCCTTCTGGCTCCTTCCCTTGGCAGACCTGCTGATGCTGCGGCAGGGAAAGCACcaccccttgctgctgctgccacaacccccatggccaccacacCCGGAGGCCGCAACTGGGAGCTCCGCTGCCTGCCCCATACAGGGTAGAgggagcagcatcctggccccCACTACCGCCCAGCTAAGGCATCGCTGGAtctcagctgccagcccagcaagcGGAGCAGATCTGCAAAGGAAAGCACCGGGGGCTGCTGAGTCAGAGCGTGGGCTGCCAGTGaggagctgagcctgctgctaGTGGTACCTACACCCTGGGGGGGTACAGCTCAGCCAGAGGAAGGTTGCTCGTCGagttgctccctgcagcagcagagccctgctgggctcagcagcagctacagCTGCTGACCCCACAGCCATGACGGCCTTGACTGACCAGGCCACCATGAGAGGTACAGGGCAGGGACATCACAAGCTGCCGTGGCTCTGAAGCGGCGTGATGGTTGCCCTGACAGCATCCTGATGAGTAACGAGGAGCAGATGAGCCACCGGCTGAGCCGAGCAGTGAAAATCAttaaagaaggaggaaagaaatatCCGgtggagaagaacagattttgcTCAGCAAAGGCCAGCTGGGCCCCTCCAGAGAGGGCAAGGGAGATGGGGGAAGGCATTGCTTCTCTCAGCAGCACCCCGCAGCtacctgtgccagggcaagctgtgctctgccctATGAAAAAAACAGCTGCAGTTCAGACATTGAGAAATAATCCAAAcaagggcctcatcctgccctgAACCACCAGGGTGTCACAGGGGGCACCCCATGTCAGGGCCTCAAGGCTGGTTCCACTGAGCCACCAGCAGGGAGGAACCATGACCAGGGTTACCACAAGAGGCAGCCCGGCAAGAGCAGCTGAAGTCACACCTGAGGAAGAAGTGCCAGCCCAAAGCACAGGACTgttgcagccctggggcagagcacagggcaacaaagagccttcagctgagGGTGTGGCAGAGAGGGGCACTGACTCTGGAACCTACTCATGGTGATGTTCCTAGTACCTCACAGAAAAGTGGGCACAGTGCCACAAGccaaagcctgcagagaagctcaaagctctgtcccaggcagcttgtcccttcccacccacagcccagccctgtcccctctgGGACTCACCATCTGAATCGATGCTGTTCAAGGCAGTTGGTGGGATGATGGACACTTTGTACTGGCCCAGGGGACACCTCTTGCCAAATAGCTCCTTGCAGGCACTGTGAACCTGGGGACACAGGACGTGCATTAGCAAAACACTGCACCGGAGACACAGTGacagcccagccaggctccccgccatgcagccagcaggggcagggtctgtgctgtggcagggggacagggataggcacatagaatcatagaatcatagaatggttagggttggaagggccccaaAGAccttctagttccaaccccctgccatgggcagggacacctcacaccacagcaggttgctcagagccacatccagcctggccataaaaagctccagggatgaggcttctaccacctccctgggcaacctgttccagtgtctcaccaccctcatggggaagaacttcttcctaacatccaatctgaatctacccatcaTCCTTACAATGGCCTTGCACCAGAGACATCGCCAATCCTGCAGCCTCCGGACACTGCCACAGGCGCGGTCGCAGACGGCACAGCGGGCGCTGACAGGCAGGTTCCCCTCCAGCCACTGATGAGGCATGGTCACCTGCAGAGAGGGGCAGTCACCAATGGCATACTACCCCTGccacccctgccaccccctTCCTCAGGCATAGTGGAAGAGGTTGGTAACAGATGATGCCCCACAGCAAGGCAAGGGAGCCCCAggacccctcccctgccctcttgCCCTTGAGTGCCTGGCTCCTTGCAGCCATGAGCATGTTGGGAGGGCAGGGATGTCCTCAGCAAACATTTTGGAGTGGCTCCACTTGTGGCACTATTTGTAAGAGATCCTGATGCCAGGATCAGATGTGTCAGAGGATGTGTCCCCAGACCACATCCCTGCAGGGCCAAGTCCAGAGGCCACACAGTGCAGAGGACAGGTAGGTGACAAGGTCCCGCCCTGTTCCTGATttgggcacagccaggccagtTCTGCTGGTCACTCTGTCCTGCCAGGGTCCCCCATGGGGACCCCTCTGCTtaccccatcctcatcctcgaTGATTTCAGTGCCAATGGAGGCCAGGGTTGTCCACTTGCAGTTGTTGGTGGCTCTCACAGCACAGCGCTTGTGAGCCTTGAATTTGCACACTGCAGATGAGGGAGCAGGTGAGGTGTGGGGACAGTTTCCACGGCATGCACAGCCCTGgtccccaacccctctgcagctagtgacagcagccagggggCATCACATTGCACCcgtcctgctccaggccagccTCAGAGAGGGTATCCCACCCTGATCCCAGCCCTAGCCCACCacccagcaggaccccagcacTGACCTTCGCAGGAGAGGCCATGGGAGGTGACCCCCGGGAGGGCTTCCCGGCACACATTGCAGAAAGTGGGGCGGGCGTGGGAGCAGGCGTACCAGTTGTGCATGCCCGAGAAGTGCTCCATGTTGAACTGGGTGGCCTGATGGGGGGCACAGTCCTGCCCTGTGAGTCTCTCAggacccccagctggctctccctccctcttagCCCCTCTGGGAACCTCCAGCCCCACTCCCACCTCCTGTCCTCCCCACAG
This sequence is a window from Dryobates pubescens isolate bDryPub1 chromosome 18, bDryPub1.pri, whole genome shotgun sequence. Protein-coding genes within it:
- the LOC104303658 gene encoding diacylglycerol kinase delta isoform X1, with amino-acid sequence MAEKLVPGDLFLRKTRESVSSLDSDKLAPISPEAGGEESSDSEGEQEDSSHKLIRKVSTSGQMRSKKSVKEGLLLKQTSSFQRWKRRYFKLRGRTLYYAKDAKSLIFDEVDLSDASVAETSTKNINNSFTVITPFRKLILCAENRKEMEDWISALKSVQKWEIHEATQFNMEHFSGMHNWYACSHARPTFCNVCREALPGVTSHGLSCEVCKFKAHKRCAVRATNNCKWTTLASIGTEIIEDEDGVTMPHQWLEGNLPVSARCAVCDRACGSVRRLQDWRCLWCKAIVHSACKELFGKRCPLGQYKVSIIPPTALNSIDSDGFWKATCPSTCSSPLLAFVNSKSGDNQGVKFLRKFKQFLNPAQVFDLMNGGPHLGLRLFQKFSTFRILVCGGDGSVGWVLSEIDALGLHKQCQLGVLPLGTGNDLARVLGWGSLCDDDTQLLQILEKLERATTKMLDRWSVLTYEVPKQSPPALKEEENGDSNIQAQISHYADSVAFHLAKILESDKHSVVISSAKFLCGTVNDFVAEVGRAYKRATENKQEAELMARKCAMLNEKLDSLVRELNEEAQAIMGPEGMAQATPDDTKDPEKSGSFNPSPVPRIFKSKEQLMLRANSLKKALRQIIEQAEKAVDEQNKQTQAYRGSMGPSRKDSTEELNKEEEKLSSRQETATSASPPIILDRPDTFGSLQFPEDPSALHFSEKCVMNNYFGIGLDAKISLEFNNKRDEHPKKCSSRTKNMMWYGVLGTKELLQRTYKNLEQRVQLECDGVPISLPSLQGIAVLNIPSYAGGINFWGGTKEDNNFGAPSFDDKKLEVVAVFGSIQMAVSRVINLQHHRIAQCRVVKITIRGDEGVPVQVDGEAWIQPPGVIKIQHKNRAQMLTRDRAFESTLKSWEDKQKGESYRAAARPRLSSQQSMEYLTEEESNLLQQVSRVAETLIARIHEAAKAHKAVEQELAHAVNTSSLALSEALSNKAAGTSEFLSRNAAVEVVLSIKELYTETRAFLEGKAVSGGPESTLSPAMEGPMSSAGTSRGGSMAGDGPCPAQLDSPQEEEALHGPLSVLGQELQRLLDIHWLGPIAHLAEEESAGSAKGSFKLRLNIPKPKKDKDKVQKQKSNSTLPADKWGSEEVAAWLEALGLGEYKEIFVRHDIQGSELILLERRDLKDLGITKVGHMKRILQAIKELSNPP
- the LOC104303658 gene encoding diacylglycerol kinase delta isoform X2, encoding MAEKLVPGDLFLRKTRESVSSLDSDKLAPISPEAGGEESSDSEGEQEDSSHKLIRKVSTSGQMRSKKSVKEGLLLKQTSSFQRWKRRYFKLRGRTLYYAKDAKSLIFDEVDLSDASVAETSTKNINNSFTVITPFRKLILCAENRKEMEDWISALKSVQKWEIHEATQFNMEHFSGMHNWYACSHARPTFCNVCREALPGVTSHGLSCEVCKFKAHKRCAVRATNNCKWTTLASIGTEIIEDEDGVTMPHQWLEGNLPVSARCAVCDRACGSVRRLQDWRCLWCKAIVHSACKELFGKRCPLGQYKVSIIPPTALNSIDSDGFWKATCPSTCSSPLLAFVNSKSGDNQGVKFLRKFKQFLNPAQVFDLMNGGPHLGLRLFQKFSTFRILVCGGDGSVGWVLSEIDALGLHKQCQLGVLPLGTGNDLARVLGWGSLCDDDTQLLQILEKLERATTKMLDRWSVLTYEVPKQSPPALKEEENGDSNIQAQISHYADSVAFHLAKILESDKHSVVISSAKFLCGTVNDFVAEVGRAYKRATENKQEAELMARKCAMLNEKLDSLVRELNEEAQAIMGPEGMAQATPDDTKDPEKSGSFNPSPVPRIFKSKEQLMLRANSLKKALRQIIEQAEKAVDEQNKQTQAYRGSMGPSRKDSTEELNKEEEKLSSRQETATSASPPIILDRPDTFGSLQFPEDPSALHFSEKCVMNNYFGIGLDAKISLEFNNKRDEHPKKCSSRTKNMMWYGVLGTKELLQRTYKNLEQRVQLECDGVPISLPSLQGIAVLNIPSYAGGINFWGGTKEDNNFGAPSFDDKKLEVVAVFGSIQMAVSRVINLQHHRIAQCRVVKITIRGDEGVPVQVDGEAWIQPPGVIKIQHKNRAQMLTRDRAFESTLKSWEDKQKGESYRAAARPRLSSQQSMEYLTEEESNLLQQVSRVAETLIARIHEAAKAHKAVEQELAHAVNTSSLALSEALSNKAAGTSEFLSRNAAVEVVLSIKELYTETRAFLEGKALDSPQEEEALHGPLSVLGQELQRLLDIHWLGPIAHLAEEESAGSAKGSFKLRLNIPKPKKDKDKVQKQKSNSTLPADKWGSEEVAAWLEALGLGEYKEIFVRHDIQGSELILLERRDLKDLGITKVGHMKRILQAIKELSNPP